DNA from Gemmatimonadales bacterium:
GACGCGTAGAAGTCGGACTCGCGGTGCGCGTCCACCTGGAGCCGCGGATCGTTCTCGAGCGTCCGCTTCGCCGCGTCGAACTGCGACGGGTCCTTGAGGCGGAACGCGACGACCTGGTAGACCTGGCCCCGCAGCACCGGCATCAGCTGCTCGTTCTCGCCCCAGATCTCCGATTCGAAGGCCGAGCCGCCGGCGCTGAAGTGGCCGGCCACGAGCCACCCGCGGCCCGCCATGTGGATCGTGTCGCCCACGGCGCTGTGCGCCAGCTTCGGGGCGATCGCCGTGCCGATGATCACCTCGTCGCGCCCGGCGGTGAAGAACCGGCCCTCGGTGATCCGGATGCCGTGCCGCACCTCGAAGGCCCGCGCGGTCACCCCGCGCGTCACGACGAGCTGTGCCTCGCCCACGCCGGTGGCGTCGAGGTTCGTCGGCACGAACACCTCGGGGCTCACCAGCGGGGAGCCGTCGCTGGCCGTGGCGATCTCGGGCAGCGCGGCGATGATCGCGGCGTTGTCGCGCGAGATGCCGCTCGACAGCTCGGAATCGGCGCCCTTGCGCAGGACGATGGCGTTGTCCGGCGAGCCGGTGCGCACGAGCGCCATCTTGAAGCCGTTCGCGAGGGCGAGCATCGCGATGAACACGCCGACCACCAGGGCCACGCCGAGCGCGGTCATCGCGCTCGAGACGGGCCGGCGGATCAGGCTGCGGACGTTGTAGACGAGCGGGATCCTCATTCGACGTGCCTCAGCGCCTGCACCGCCGAGAGC
Protein-coding regions in this window:
- a CDS encoding ABC transporter permease; this encodes MRIPLVYNVRSLIRRPVSSAMTALGVALVVGVFIAMLALANGFKMALVRTGSPDNAIVLRKGADSELSSGISRDNAAIIAALPEIATASDGSPLVSPEVFVPTNLDATGVGEAQLVVTRGVTARAFEVRHGIRITEGRFFTAGRDEVIIGTAIAPKLAHSAVGDTIHMAGRGWLVAGHFSAGGSAFESEIWGENEQLMPVLRGQVYQVVAFRLKDPSQFDAAKRTLENDPRLQVDAHRESDFYASQSLVLRQILNFLAFFITTIMAVGAVFGAINTMYAAVASRTSEIAVLLTLGFKPRSVLASFLAEATFLALVGGLVGCLVAIPINGVVTSTTNWSSFSMIAFSFLVTPRILVTGVLFAVVMGVLGGFFPARRASRVPVVQAIR